The stretch of DNA AATGTACACCGTGCTGCTGTAAAACATACTCAAAGCAACAGACAAGACCCTTGCATTTACAACGAATGCTAACCTTCCACAAAAGTTGCTCCCTCCGTGACATAGTCTAGCAGCTGGTCGAAGATGGCAGTGATTGTCTTTTTAGCCAGCACAAAGTGCTTCAGCGGAGAGACGGCAGCTTCTGCCATTATGCAACTGTTTAGAAAGTTACATAAAAGTAAGCAAAACATTCGGTACCCCCATCTACGTGAAAAGTCATACGCTTCTCACCctgtcttgaaaaaaaacacaaccccaaaccaagcaAACCAACCCCTAAACCACCGTGAATGGCAGCAGGCCTAGCTCACGCGGGTTTTACCACCCTGGCAGacccacctcctcccctcaccACACGCCCCGACAGCAACTCGCGAAGCCCGGGGGCAGGTTTAAGGAGGTTTCGTGCGGCCTGTCCCGGGAGCACGAGACTTTCCCCTCACACCCCCCCGGCGCCTGGAGAGACGCCCCGCGGCTCCCCTCGGCCGCCCCGCAGgccctgcccccgccgccgctgAGGGGACGGCGAGGGCCCGCTGGGTAAGGCCCGGGGCCCCCCcgcggccctgcccgccgccggtCACTTACGGAGCCCCGTCTCGCTCCGCCGTTACTCGGCAaccgccgcgccgccggcggggccctccccgccgccgcctcctcctggcccgccgccgccgggacGGGGGCGGACGCCACTTCCGCTTCCGCCCCTCCTCACCCCGGATccgcccgcggcgggcgggAAGGGGCCGCCATTTTTAGTGAGGGCccagcggggcggggcggccgccaTCTTCAGCGAGGGCAGAGGAGGAGCGGGCAGAGGCGGGGGGGCCGCTCGTGAAATGGAGGCGGGCGCGGGCCGCTATGGGCAGCACCCCCGGCAGCGGGAAGAGCCGGCTCAGCCCCccgcggccggcggcgcgggcCCGGCCGGCGGACGTGCCCGAGCTGAGGGGCGCCGGGCCTGGCCGGGTGACCGCGGCTGCCGCGCTGCCCGGGGCCCTGGGACAGAGCCAGGGAGGCAGGGCTGCGGCCGGGGGCCGCCTCGGCGCCCTGCGAGTCCGCTCCAGCGCCAGCGCTGTACTCCGGGGAGTTAAAAGCACGGGTAATGCACACATGGGGTATGAGAGCGTAAGAATCAGAACCACCGCACGCAACGAAAATTAATGACATTTAATAAACACAGAGAGCACGTTAGTTGAGAATTACTAACTAGATGTATTTTAAGTTCCTGCAGTAATTGGGGGGATTTAAACTTTGTTTAGAAGTCAATGAtctttactgtaaaaaaaagttCCTTTGTTCAGTAACAAACATGATCGGGGAAGCTGAAATACACAACACAACCTGAAGGCTCAAATGTCTGAAACCCAAATAATCCAATACAATTTACTTCCAAATACAAAACAGCTCCAAAACCCAGTAGTGATTTTGTATAGCTTCTAGTTTTACTGCAGGAACAGCATTCTATGAGCCTCGCTGGTATCAGTGTAATGAACAACCGAGTGACACACAAAGtgactcagaggaaaaaaaaaaaccaaaaccaaataatacTGACATACTTCAATTAGTACAGTTAATTTCTCTCATTCACGACTTGGCTGAATTGCTGAAGCTACAGGGTTAAGGCAGCAGTCTCTGGCAGTACCGGACCAGCCGCATGCCCCTGCTCTTGGTTCACCTCTGTGCAGCAATCAGCGCACTGACCTTCCACTTATGTGCTTCGcataaacaaaccaaactttTGTCCTTCGATGGGGACAACACCCTGTCCTTGGCACACAGTGATCACTTTTGGCCTTCCAACTTCTAGAGAGACTCCACTCATTACCTATTTTTTGTGCTACTTaatctctttctccttttaccATGCTGATCACAGGGAAGCCGATACCCTACTTGCATTCCTGCCAAGGTAAAACAAGGCAAGCTACTCCTCTCCATTTCAATTTACTTTCTGATagatattaaatagaaaaatattaacattagTTCCTTATTTATAAAATCCAACCtaagaaaaacttgaaaaggTGTCCTAGTTGGACCCTGTGGGGTGAATTTTTAGTTAGGAATGATTTGGCTTCGTAGCATTCCTAcggggtgtttttttcattcccagTTTAGAGATTATAAATAACAGAACTCCAAGATAGACATGAAGTTACTCAGGAGTCAACAAGCAAGTTTTCAGTACCACAGGGCTTGTGCTTTTACAAAAGACCACCTTTCCTGTGTGGGACAATGCTGGTTTATAGGAACATACGCACTTAAGCCCActtattttgtgggttttggttttcttttttttttaatgcctttttttccacttcttgtCACTGTCACCTGGAGCAGCTTTCTCTAGAGAGCTCAGTCTTGCCATTCCACCTGTGTGTCATCACCAAGAGCAGGGTTTTAAGAGAAGCAgctttcctccccccaccctgatATACACATATGAACAAAATTAACTTTCCATATGTAAAATAATCCTTATTAGTGCTTTGTTAACTATATTACTGCTACCGTTTCAAGCCAGCCAGGATGAATGTGctcaaaataagaaatgcaaaattctaCCACAGACACCGTCATTCTCTATACAACAGACTAATAAACTACAGTCAGGGCACCATCAGGTTGCCCTTTTCAGTGACTGCATGGAAGATTTAGTAGTAAATCAGCACTTCAAAATGATGAAAATGGTCTTGCctgctacaaaaaaaatacacaccaACTAGTTCATAGCAGACCTTCCAGAAACGCTTCTCTAGAAATTGGAACACTCATAAACTGACTATATTCAGCCAATTTTTATCCttagctttaaaaagcaaatgcaaagacCTTTGCACATTCTTGAAGCTGATAACACCAAATCTCACTGATCAAGAAATGTTTTATACATTAATTATATCTATACAAAGCTTACTTTAGACAATATTACATTACAAATTTACAATCAATACAGAAGGAAATGTAAACTCCACCACTAATTTACGGGTAATTTCACTCTGGTAACTAGTACAATCTAAATGACCTCACCATTATTTTTACCTGTGCAAGTATCCACTAGAAACACAGCTACAGAATGAATTGTAAAAATTCACTTCTCATGATTATAACGGCAGAACAGCACTATCTGAGCTGAAAAGATGTGTTAAATCATTTGAAAGTGATTAAAGTTAATAAAGTGTTTGTACTGTACCAGTGTTTCAAGCCAGTATATaggaaagtttaaaattaacagaattAAAGTAACAGTACTCAAATTACTAGCAGTGGAAAGCTAATTACAAGTATACAAAATATAGACTAATAGAGGCTTGCTCTAAATGAGGTTGGCGATATAATTTCAGGTGAGAGCTACATTAAAATTTTAGATAAGAAAATCACACTTTGTACATTCTCAGCTGGATCACTTTGCAATTTCCCTTACAATTACTCCTTAACACATGACCCAGTCTACAGGCAAGCAAGGTGACTCTTCTTGGTGCATTCAAAGATAGGAACTGAAGGTAAATAAGGGAGACAAAAATCATGTGGGAGGTCTGTAGTATATGTATGGAAGAGACTGTTGTTGGACAGTTCCACAGACAGGAATTGAAATTAAGCACTGAACAAAGAGAGCAAACAATGAGGTTGGATAGGTACCCCAAGAGAAAAACAGGACAATTTTAAAACCTTATCAACAGTATGATGTGGGGAACGCAGGCTGGTATGTGAATTTGGAAATGTCCATGCCTGGGAATTTTTGGAACACCCTTATCTTTAGCAGGCTGCTGCAATTTGCTAAACATCAGCACAACGACCTGCTGACACAGAGGGTAACACGAGCTGCATACGCAATTGAGATCAGGATGGTGTTACTTAAGCATGGAACTTGGTGTTGGCTTTCTCTTTGTCCCTTTTTGAACTCAAGAGCTGGTCTTGTACATCAGATGTCAAACTGTGGGATGACCACCAGAACTGCTGCAGTCACAGCATGCAACTACTCCCACTGTCATGtgttcccccaccccccaaatcTGATCAATTGCACTGTAAATGCGATTATTCCTACCAAAACCTCTAGGTAAGGAAATTCACAACACCAAGTTGTTATACATGCTTTGGTGATATAAAGATGAAAACATTCGCATTGTAAAACTGCtgttaaaattgtatttaatatcACATTTCAGTGACTGGAAATTAATTCCAATTCTAACAAATTGATTACAGGGAAACAAAGTAATCATGCTGTCTCATGTATCTGAAGATGACTTAAAAGATCTTTCTCATTTCCAAATCTCATTAAACAATCAGTACATTTATGAGGCAAGTCTGCTGAATGCCTGAAATCCAAATGAGTTTTAAGGTCTTCAATCTGTCCTGTTGAATATTCACAGTATTGACACAAATAAATCCCTTCAGATAAATGAGAGCTTAAATGCTTGCAATATTCCAACATACCTGAAAAGCCCTTCCCACAGTCATCACAAACATGAGGGAATATTTTGGTGTGCTCAATAGCTACATGCCTGTTGACATTTGTATGCAGCCTGCTCCTAAAGCCACACACCTGGCATACAAAGAAGTTTTTGCACTTGtcaaaactgattttgtttaTGAGACTGAACTGTCCACGCTCCTTGTTGTTATAGCTGTCGCTTAACTCTATCAGTCGACATGCATGTTCATTCACCACATGGCTGTGCAGATCTTCTGGATCATTGGTTTCATGCTCACAGAACTGACACAAATACTGCTCATCACAGCTGTGCTCCTGGAAGTGCAGGTACAACTCGCTGCTCGAGGAGAACTGCATATCACACTGCTCACACCAGTAAAGGTGGTCATTGAAGTGCGTGTCTGCTATGTGCTGACTCAGATTCTCAAATATCACTGTTTTGTAATCGCAGTATTTACAGATGTATGGATCCTCCTCATGTAGTTTTACATGTTCAATAAGTTGCACTTTGCTGGAAAAGCTTTCTTTACAAACTTTACAGACGTGAGTGTCTGTACATGTCTTATGCTTCAGGATCATGTGCTGCTTTAAATCAGAAAAGTATTTGCTGTTAAACTCACAGAGCTCACACTTGTACAAGCCACTGCTGTTAGCTCTCAGCAAAGGCCATTTCTGTTGAGCTGTGATATTCAAAGCCTGGTTCTTCTCAAAGATTTTACAGGTTTCCAGAGGGATGTCCTCTAGGTCCTCAGCTTCTAGCTTCTCAGGCGACACAGTTTGTGTTTCAATATCGTGAACTTCCACAGCATTCACTTCTGTTGTAGAAATTTCTACCGTCTGAATATCTAGAGGTTTCTCTTCTTCTGTAGGGCTGTCACTAAATATAGGTGAATCACATAAGTCTCTGCACGTCCCATTATTAGTACCTTTATCTGGAAGAGGAAATGggtaataaaaccaaaaagttaaaaaaccctgcagaacaCCCAGTTCcatatttaaattttcagttagTTGTAGCAGCTTACAAATTCAAAAAGCAGTTACTTTTACCCAGCCAGACTATATTTTATGTTTAACTAACAAATAACTAACATGAGCTACAAATCCTTcacctgttctgtcaaagcaaaaaaagttagGTTAAAAGCCAGCAGCCGTGCTTTCCAGCTTCCCAGCGCCTAAGCTGCAAAAACACACTGACCTTTACCTTTATCCTTCTTTTTAGTAGGGTCTGTATAGTGTAACCCCACGATGTTTGAATGTGACCCACTCCACTGAGAAGTCCCAGCATGCACTGGACTCCCGTCATCATCTGTGTCTAAGCTCTGCGCAGGACTGTGGAATCTACCTGCAAAGATACAACAACAATCACCTGGTCATCGTTTGTCCGTAACATCAGTGATTCTTTGATTTAACCACAGATCTTATGGTATAAGATGGTCTACGTAATAATTTACTTATTCTTTATATACTAATCACATCATAACCTACATTAAAGAAAGTAACAACGCCTTCGACATTTCTTCCATACCTACAGAAGACAACACAAGAAAATTCAAAAGGTGGCAACTCTGtctttaaaatttcagcaaaaaataGTCAGTTGATTAAGGATCAGTCATAATTAAGGATTAAAATCCTTAATGAAacttacattttaaagacatgatttaaaaaaaatattcttaagtaTTCTGGACATCAcgctttaaaatatttaactttttaagaCTTCTGGAGACTTGCTGGCTCATTTGTTagagtgaaaagaaaactaaatataataaaaatccaTGCTCACATTTGCTCTGCTAAGTGTTACATCTACTTGTGGACGTTTTATAAACAcgcattttattttccataaacaCAAGGACTCTCCAATGCAATTGCTGGTGAATCTCATCTGAACTCTGATTATTTACATCAGCTTTACATTACCTAGCTAGCAGATATTTAGATAAATTAGTCCAATCATAGTTATAAACATTGTAGAATTGAAGGATCTTTTTGTCACCATTGTTGTCAAAGTTTCTactttgaaaactgtatttcagttaTGACAGTTAAACACCCTTCTACCAGTCTACGGCATAGCAGATCATAATGATGCTCAGAAATCACCCgctaaatattttgtgttctgtttaCTTCTATGAACAGAAGCATGGCACACTTAGTAAAGAACTGCAGAACAAGGCCCCAGAACGTAGTCTTacctctgttttcagaaaactttgtATCTGGCTGTTTCATAGAACAGACACTATAGCAGTGGTCAGAAAAAATCCCACTGTTGTCTATGTATTTGCTTGCACCTGAAGAATCTGAAACAAACAAAGGGAAGTTTTAATGCCAGCACATTGATGTAGCTACATATCTATCTGCTCGCCAAAACTGTCTTCACTGGCCACACTTCTGCTTGTTGTGTTGGGAGAAATAATGTGCTGGCCTGATAACGTTCCTGTTGCAATTTACAACTTCCAGCTGTTGCCCTGATGTTTGGAGTATTCGATACAGTCATTACTAAACTCTGCTCCCACTGAAGACAGTGACAGGACCACAGTTTGTCCAGTGCTGAACACTTCTGGACACCCCCCCTCCAAACCAAATTTTACAAAACTCCTCCCCTTGCGTGTTAGTAGAATCATCTTCCATTCTGTAGCTTCAGCAAGTTTCCCCATTTGCAGGGAGTACAGAACAAAACCGTTCAGATGCTTGACTGGAAGTGGCTGAACAGTGAAGCACACAGGGAGGATACTCAATACATTCAGACCAAGACTTCTCATGCCCTTTACATTACTTGTTTTGCATTAATTAGCACATGAGGTCCcttctcataaagcaattattctgagaaaaaataaacttcctGAAGCGTACATAACTCAAAACTTTAGACTGACCTGAGTATCGAGAAGGATGTAgagtcttccttttcctctttttaggGTGTTCATTCATTTTGAACAGTCTAAATTAAttgtaaagtaaaaatattcaagaattAGACTTGTTTGTATCTAGTTTATCTTTCACAGCTCCATGAAACaatacaaacattttgaaaatccaCACATTAAATACAAGTTTTCCCTACTCTCCTTTCTTGTCCCCCAGCCCATTTTGCTACCGTTAAGAACACATTTAATGCACACAGCTCCTGAAGTCTAATTTCCTATTTCTGCCCTTGAACAAAGGAAGGTTCACCATGAAGACAGACAGCTCAGGGCTCCAGGCACTCAAGTGCTCAGTGTTACGTACA from Falco peregrinus isolate bFalPer1 chromosome 12, bFalPer1.pri, whole genome shotgun sequence encodes:
- the ZNF639 gene encoding zinc finger protein 639 isoform X2, whose amino-acid sequence is MNEHPKKRKRKTLHPSRYSDSSGASKYIDNSGIFSDHCYSVCSMKQPDTKFSENRGRFHSPAQSLDTDDDGSPVHAGTSQWSGSHSNIVGLHYTDPTKKKDKDKGTNNGTCRDLCDSPIFSDSPTEEEKPLDIQTVEISTTEVNAVEVHDIETQTVSPEKLEAEDLEDIPLETCKIFEKNQALNITAQQKWPLLRANSSGLYKCELCEFNSKYFSDLKQHMILKHKTCTDTHVCKVCKESFSSKVQLIEHVKLHEEDPYICKYCDYKTVIFENLSQHIADTHFNDHLYWCEQCDMQFSSSSELYLHFQEHSCDEQYLCQFCEHETNDPEDLHSHVVNEHACRLIELSDSYNNKERGQFSLINKISFDKCKNFFVCQVCGFRSRLHTNVNRHVAIEHTKIFPHVCDDCGKGFSGMLEYCKHLSSHLSEGIYLCQYCEYSTGQIEDLKTHLDFRHSADLPHKCTDCLMRFGNEKDLLSHLQIHETA
- the ZNF639 gene encoding zinc finger protein 639 isoform X1, with amino-acid sequence MNEHPKKRKRKTLHPSRYSDSSGASKYIDNSGIFSDHCYSVCSMKQPDTKFSENRGRFHSPAQSLDTDDDGSPVHAGTSQWSGSHSNIVGLHYTDPTKKKDKGKDKGTNNGTCRDLCDSPIFSDSPTEEEKPLDIQTVEISTTEVNAVEVHDIETQTVSPEKLEAEDLEDIPLETCKIFEKNQALNITAQQKWPLLRANSSGLYKCELCEFNSKYFSDLKQHMILKHKTCTDTHVCKVCKESFSSKVQLIEHVKLHEEDPYICKYCDYKTVIFENLSQHIADTHFNDHLYWCEQCDMQFSSSSELYLHFQEHSCDEQYLCQFCEHETNDPEDLHSHVVNEHACRLIELSDSYNNKERGQFSLINKISFDKCKNFFVCQVCGFRSRLHTNVNRHVAIEHTKIFPHVCDDCGKGFSGMLEYCKHLSSHLSEGIYLCQYCEYSTGQIEDLKTHLDFRHSADLPHKCTDCLMRFGNEKDLLSHLQIHETA